A part of Thermus oshimai DSM 12092 genomic DNA contains:
- a CDS encoding VanW family protein → MHLLLLLFSLALAQENPPGAQRALTAILVLEETVLEEGALRTYVGSQAYPVGSEAELRTLLKRLARPPKPPRFILEEDRWKGVEKRGLSFVEEEALAAYREALRAGRKSFRLPVRYTLPSPSLRDLYAQGVREHLATGETGFRGSSPERVHNIRTATSLLDGILIPKGLFSFNQALGPITEERGFKEAFVIVGDRTEQGLGGGVCQVSTTLFRAFFFAGLPIRERHAHSYQVAYYRPTGLDAAVFQPHKDLKVMNDTPGALWVQASIQGYTLRFHLFGTKDRTVAWKGPIFLERTPPLPPKEIPDPTLPPGARKQVDFAAEGAVVEVRRYVRYGDGRGVEERFLSRYRPWGAVYLVGPSPRAPGAPPAPPAGGGGAP, encoded by the coding sequence ATGCACCTTCTCCTCCTTCTCTTCTCCCTGGCCCTGGCCCAGGAAAACCCTCCTGGGGCCCAAAGGGCGCTCACGGCCATCCTGGTCCTGGAGGAAACCGTGCTGGAAGAGGGGGCTTTGCGCACCTACGTGGGGAGCCAGGCCTACCCCGTGGGAAGCGAGGCGGAGCTTAGGACCCTCCTCAAGCGGCTCGCCCGCCCCCCCAAGCCCCCCCGCTTTATCCTGGAGGAGGACCGCTGGAAAGGGGTGGAGAAGCGGGGCCTGAGCTTCGTGGAGGAGGAGGCCCTGGCCGCTTACCGGGAGGCCCTTAGGGCGGGGAGGAAGAGCTTCCGCCTCCCCGTGCGCTACACCCTCCCAAGCCCGAGCCTAAGAGACCTCTACGCCCAGGGGGTACGGGAGCACCTGGCCACGGGGGAGACGGGTTTTAGGGGGTCCAGCCCGGAAAGGGTCCACAACATCCGGACCGCCACCTCGCTTTTGGACGGGATCCTGATCCCCAAGGGGCTTTTCTCCTTTAACCAGGCCCTAGGCCCCATCACGGAGGAAAGGGGCTTCAAGGAGGCCTTCGTCATCGTGGGGGACCGCACGGAACAGGGCCTTGGGGGCGGGGTGTGCCAGGTGTCCACCACCCTCTTCCGGGCCTTCTTCTTTGCGGGCCTTCCCATCCGCGAGCGCCACGCCCACAGCTACCAGGTGGCCTACTACCGGCCCACGGGCCTGGACGCCGCGGTCTTCCAGCCCCACAAGGACCTTAAGGTGATGAACGACACCCCAGGGGCCCTTTGGGTGCAGGCCTCCATCCAGGGGTACACCCTGCGGTTTCACCTCTTCGGCACCAAGGACCGGACCGTGGCCTGGAAAGGGCCCATCTTCCTGGAAAGGACCCCGCCCCTTCCCCCCAAGGAAATCCCGGACCCCACCCTCCCCCCCGGGGCGAGGAAGCAGGTGGACTTCGCCGCAGAAGGGGCGGTGGTGGAGGTAAGGCGCTACGTGCGCTACGGGGACGGGCGGGGGGTGGAGGAACGCTTCTTAAGCCGCTACCGCCCCTGGGGGGCGGTGTACCTGGTGGGGCCTAGCCCACGAGCTCCAGGAGCACCGCCCGCTCCACCGGCAGGAGGCGGTGGGGCTCCGTGA
- a CDS encoding type II secretion system protein — protein MRNSKGFTLIELAIVIVIIGILVAIAVPRFVDMTTEARRSQRQATLSSIRSAYAIYIAKNSGNYPNWTQLQGALQDAPTELKLASTGGVVYMDYDGDGTADTGEGVATLYSNDACSTAVADATTAIRCIKGNID, from the coding sequence ATGAGGAACAGCAAGGGCTTCACGTTGATAGAGTTGGCCATCGTTATCGTCATCATCGGCATCCTGGTGGCCATCGCGGTGCCGCGGTTTGTGGATATGACCACGGAGGCGCGCAGGTCCCAGCGCCAGGCAACTCTAAGTTCTATCCGCTCGGCCTACGCGATTTACATCGCAAAGAATAGTGGTAACTATCCAAACTGGACTCAACTCCAAGGAGCTCTTCAGGATGCTCCAACGGAGTTGAAGCTTGCTTCCACCGGGGGCGTTGTTTACATGGACTACGACGGTGATGGCACGGCTGACACTGGTGAGGGAGTGGCTACCCTTTACTCCAATGATGCCTGTTCTACTGCTGTAGCTGACGCCACTACTGCCATTCGGTGCATCAAGGGCAACATTGACTAA
- a CDS encoding prepilin-type N-terminal cleavage/methylation domain-containing protein produces the protein MKRGLTLVELAVALALLGVLALGLALLLGRMGEGSRRAQAEAQLQADLQEVRARLTEDVLLSAALTCTPTEANLSLPSGPVTYALSEGQVLRNGVPLTLQGGYGGGFSCDGRSLTLDLTWGGEPVATITATRRVGLALGGQPLPGSDDFPIDLSRAHLAQGVGNREVRDVRWVNQSGRPLYLQQIEVLRPSGYRVWIVELGWGSYNQFLSCYYYQNFSPPTQVPVSFQIPSCEVSTSGQKQTLVLRRLRFNNPVSNTPIHLALIFCMTNASPCPSGQRIRLEYGFSCRPNGPCRAL, from the coding sequence ATGAAGCGTGGCCTGACCTTAGTCGAACTGGCGGTGGCCTTGGCCCTCCTGGGGGTTCTCGCCCTGGGGTTGGCTCTCCTTTTGGGGCGGATGGGGGAGGGAAGCCGGCGGGCCCAGGCGGAGGCCCAGCTCCAGGCGGACCTGCAGGAGGTCCGGGCCCGCCTCACGGAGGACGTTCTCCTGAGTGCCGCCCTGACCTGCACCCCCACAGAAGCCAACCTCAGCCTACCTTCTGGTCCTGTGACCTACGCCCTTTCTGAGGGGCAGGTTTTGCGGAACGGGGTCCCCCTTACCCTGCAGGGGGGGTATGGGGGCGGGTTTAGCTGCGATGGGCGCAGCCTTACCTTAGACCTGACCTGGGGGGGGGAACCGGTGGCCACGATAACGGCTACCCGGCGAGTGGGGCTTGCCCTTGGAGGCCAACCGCTACCTGGTTCAGATGACTTTCCGATTGATCTTTCCAGAGCACACTTAGCGCAGGGCGTGGGTAATCGGGAAGTCAGGGATGTTAGGTGGGTTAATCAGAGTGGGCGACCTCTCTATTTGCAGCAAATAGAGGTTCTTAGGCCTTCAGGGTATCGGGTATGGATTGTGGAGCTGGGGTGGGGGAGCTACAACCAGTTCCTTTCGTGTTATTACTACCAAAACTTCTCACCCCCAACTCAAGTCCCGGTTTCCTTTCAGATACCTTCCTGTGAAGTTTCTACATCAGGGCAGAAGCAAACACTAGTGTTGCGACGGCTAAGATTCAACAATCCTGTTTCCAATACACCGATACACCTTGCATTGATTTTCTGCATGACCAACGCTTCTCCTTGTCCTTCCGGGCAAAGGATTCGCTTGGAGTATGGCTTTTCTTGTAGGCCCAACGGACCGTGTAGAGCCCTGTAG
- a CDS encoding GspE/PulE family protein: MLRPKLGEFLLRLGYLREDQLQAALEEQARTGELLGQILLKRGYVKEEDLLRALADQQRAPLVHLAEVQADPQALRLLDPRLAREKRVFPFKVEGNRLHAAMAHPSDLALLDELRFLTGKEIVPYLAADREILEALDRLLAEEARPKGEPVRRGQEGAAQVDLTLEAMPAVRLAQALLERAIALSASDLHLDPEETHLRVRARVDGVMQELERLPKDLEGPLAARYKVLAGMDIAEKRRPQDGHFTFTFEGGRYEVRVASVGTLHGEKLTLRIIYPTGVRLGLSELGMLPEELALFQRLLKRPYGILFVTGPTGSGKTTTLYAALEQLYTREKTFITIEDPVEFPLEGVVQIPIQPKVGLTFAEALRSVLRLDPDVILVGEVRDADTLDTALRAALTGHLVLATLHANDALAAVTRLLEMGAERHLLASTLIGTVAQRLVRRVCPQCARPAPLSEEARLFFGEEAPEGEMRGEGCPFCRGTGYRGRVGLYEVYAPDREDLYLLGQGAGEGELRARARAKGHRGLPQVGLFQVRAGVTTGSELLRVLGLWE, encoded by the coding sequence TTGCTCCGGCCCAAGCTCGGTGAGTTTCTCCTAAGGCTCGGCTACCTGAGAGAGGACCAGCTCCAGGCCGCTTTGGAGGAGCAGGCCCGCACGGGGGAGCTTCTGGGCCAGATCCTCCTCAAGCGGGGGTACGTGAAGGAGGAGGACCTCCTCCGGGCCCTGGCCGACCAGCAACGGGCCCCCCTGGTCCACCTGGCGGAGGTCCAGGCGGACCCCCAGGCCCTGCGCCTCCTGGACCCCCGCCTGGCCCGGGAAAAGCGGGTCTTCCCCTTCAAGGTGGAGGGGAACCGCCTGCACGCGGCCATGGCCCACCCTTCGGACCTCGCCCTTCTGGACGAGCTTCGTTTCCTCACGGGCAAGGAGATCGTGCCCTACCTGGCCGCGGACCGGGAGATCCTGGAGGCCTTGGACCGCCTCCTAGCGGAGGAGGCCCGCCCCAAGGGCGAACCGGTTCGGAGGGGCCAGGAGGGGGCCGCCCAGGTGGACCTCACCCTCGAGGCCATGCCCGCGGTGCGCCTGGCCCAGGCCCTCCTGGAGCGGGCCATCGCCCTTTCCGCCAGCGACCTCCACCTGGACCCCGAGGAGACCCACCTCCGGGTGCGGGCCCGGGTGGACGGGGTGATGCAGGAACTGGAGCGCCTGCCCAAGGACCTGGAGGGGCCCCTGGCTGCCCGCTACAAGGTCCTGGCGGGCATGGACATCGCCGAGAAGCGCCGTCCCCAGGACGGGCACTTCACCTTTACCTTTGAGGGGGGGCGCTACGAGGTGCGGGTGGCCTCCGTGGGCACCCTCCACGGGGAGAAGCTCACCCTGCGCATCATCTACCCCACCGGGGTCCGCCTGGGGCTTTCGGAACTCGGTATGCTCCCAGAGGAGCTCGCCCTCTTCCAGCGCCTCTTGAAGCGCCCTTACGGCATCCTTTTCGTTACCGGGCCCACGGGAAGCGGCAAGACCACCACCCTTTACGCCGCCCTGGAACAGCTCTACACCCGGGAGAAGACCTTCATCACCATAGAAGACCCAGTGGAGTTCCCCCTGGAAGGGGTGGTGCAGATTCCCATCCAGCCCAAGGTGGGCCTGACCTTCGCCGAGGCCTTGAGGAGCGTGCTCCGGCTGGACCCGGACGTGATCCTGGTGGGGGAGGTGCGGGACGCCGACACCCTAGACACCGCCTTGAGGGCCGCCCTCACCGGCCACCTGGTCCTGGCCACCCTGCACGCCAACGACGCCCTCGCCGCCGTGACCCGGCTTTTGGAGATGGGGGCGGAGCGCCACCTCCTGGCCTCCACCCTCATCGGCACCGTGGCCCAGCGCCTGGTGCGCCGGGTCTGCCCCCAGTGCGCCAGGCCCGCGCCCCTTTCCGAGGAGGCCCGCCTCTTCTTCGGGGAGGAGGCCCCAGAAGGGGAGATGCGGGGGGAGGGGTGCCCGTTCTGCCGGGGCACGGGGTACCGTGGGCGGGTTGGGCTTTACGAGGTGTACGCCCCCGACCGGGAGGACCTTTACCTCCTGGGCCAAGGGGCAGGGGAGGGGGAGCTCAGGGCCCGGGCCCGGGCCAAAGGGCACCGGGGTCTTCCCCAGGTGGGGCTCTTCCAGGTGCGGGCCGGGGTGACCACGGGAAGCGAGCTCCTCCGGGTGCTCGGGCTTTGGGAGTAA
- a CDS encoding type II secretion system F family protein, with protein MRFLYEATDERGERVFRGVVEAESPQGARRRLREMGLYPLRLERVRRPPRGGVPLPELVLFMEEFATLVGAGVPVAQALHTLSLESRHPLLKEAARGVRERVEGGEGLAQAMESYPAVFPPLVRALVGAAEVGGALEVVLRRIAEYLDRSHDLREKVRTALLYPTFVVAVMGLAVAVLLLFVIPVFARLYGAAGAELPLPTRLLIGASLFARANLPWILLALVAGLYLLRAYRRTPVGARVLDGLLLRLPLVGPVLHKAAIARFARTLATLYEGGVLITQALEATRDTLGNAALAEALDRVLERVVRGESLSVALAREPLFPPILVRLTLVGEEAGSLERMLYQAAFHLEREVDHGVKRLSSSIEPALTVFLGGIMLLVALALYLPLFDLSRILRR; from the coding sequence ATGCGCTTCCTCTACGAGGCCACGGACGAACGGGGCGAGCGGGTCTTCCGGGGGGTGGTGGAGGCGGAAAGCCCCCAAGGGGCCAGGCGGCGCCTAAGGGAGATGGGCCTTTACCCCCTGCGCTTGGAGCGGGTCCGGCGCCCCCCTCGAGGCGGGGTGCCTTTGCCGGAGCTGGTCCTCTTCATGGAGGAGTTCGCCACCCTGGTGGGGGCGGGGGTGCCCGTGGCCCAGGCCCTGCACACCCTCTCCCTGGAAAGCCGCCACCCCCTCCTAAAGGAGGCCGCCCGGGGGGTGCGGGAGCGGGTGGAGGGCGGGGAGGGGCTGGCCCAGGCCATGGAGAGCTATCCCGCCGTCTTTCCCCCTTTGGTGCGGGCCCTGGTGGGGGCGGCGGAGGTGGGGGGGGCCTTGGAGGTGGTCCTCCGGCGCATCGCGGAGTACCTGGACCGGAGCCACGACCTCAGGGAAAAGGTGAGAACCGCCCTGCTTTACCCCACCTTCGTGGTGGCGGTGATGGGGCTTGCGGTGGCGGTGCTCCTCCTCTTCGTCATCCCCGTCTTCGCCCGGCTTTACGGGGCGGCGGGGGCGGAGCTCCCCCTGCCCACGCGCCTCCTCATCGGGGCTTCCCTGTTCGCCCGCGCTAACCTGCCCTGGATCCTCCTGGCCCTGGTGGCGGGGCTCTACCTCCTCCGGGCCTACCGCCGCACCCCCGTGGGGGCCAGGGTCCTGGACGGGCTCCTCCTGCGGCTTCCCTTGGTGGGGCCGGTGCTCCACAAGGCGGCCATCGCCCGCTTCGCCCGCACCCTGGCCACCCTCTACGAGGGGGGGGTCCTCATCACCCAGGCCCTCGAGGCCACCCGGGACACCCTGGGGAACGCCGCCTTGGCGGAGGCCTTGGACCGGGTCCTGGAGCGGGTGGTGCGGGGGGAGTCCTTAAGCGTGGCCCTGGCCCGGGAACCCCTCTTCCCCCCCATCCTGGTGCGCCTTACCTTGGTGGGGGAGGAGGCGGGCAGCCTGGAAAGGATGCTCTACCAGGCGGCCTTCCACCTGGAAAGGGAGGTGGACCACGGGGTGAAGCGCCTCTCCTCCAGCATAGAACCTGCCCTTACGGTCTTTTTAGGAGGTATAATGCTCCTCGTCGCCTTGGCCCTGTATCTGCCCCTCTTTGACCTCTCCCGCATACTTCGCCGATGA
- a CDS encoding pseudouridine synthase: MERLDRLLARLGLGSRKEVGRLIRAGGVRVGGEVVLDPGFKVGEGALLEVEGRPVRVFRHLHVLLHKPKGYVTSRTEGPSVYALLQGFPTRDLSPVGRLDKDTEGLLLFTTDGELLHRLTHPRFKVAKRYLVHLERPATAEDQRAFREGLFLDGERLLPAELLIGEDPTRVELVLREGRYHQVKRMFAQRGNRVLYLKRLAFGPLELGNLPLGAARVLEGEEERALYRAVGLGGEHP; encoded by the coding sequence GTGGAGCGCCTGGACCGGCTCCTTGCCCGCCTGGGCCTAGGAAGCCGCAAGGAGGTGGGCCGGCTCATCCGCGCAGGAGGGGTGCGGGTGGGGGGGGAGGTGGTCCTGGACCCCGGCTTCAAGGTGGGGGAAGGGGCCCTTTTGGAGGTGGAGGGGAGGCCGGTGCGGGTCTTCCGCCACCTCCACGTCCTCCTCCACAAGCCCAAAGGCTACGTGACGAGCCGCACGGAAGGGCCCTCCGTCTACGCCCTCCTTCAGGGCTTCCCCACCCGGGACCTCTCCCCCGTGGGCCGGCTGGACAAGGACACGGAGGGGCTCCTCCTCTTCACCACCGACGGGGAGCTCCTCCACCGCCTCACCCACCCCCGCTTCAAGGTGGCGAAGCGCTACCTGGTCCACCTGGAGCGCCCCGCCACGGCAGAAGACCAGAGGGCCTTCCGGGAAGGGCTCTTCCTGGATGGGGAAAGGCTTCTCCCTGCGGAGCTCCTCATAGGGGAGGACCCCACCCGGGTGGAGCTCGTCCTAAGGGAGGGGCGCTACCACCAGGTGAAGCGCATGTTCGCCCAACGGGGCAACCGGGTCCTCTACCTCAAGCGGCTCGCCTTCGGGCCCCTGGAGCTGGGGAACCTCCCCTTGGGGGCGGCCCGGGTCTTGGAAGGGGAAGAGGAAAGGGCGCTCTACCGGGCGGTGGGGCTAGGGGGCGAGCACCCGTAG
- a CDS encoding alanyl-tRNA editing protein: protein MRLYLEDSYATRFQAKVQRAWSDAEGHRAVLSQTLFYPEAGGQPADHGVLRGEFGEVRVLHVYEEEKAFGDVVHVLSAPIPEGAEVEGEIDWKRRFRHMQRHTAQHILSQALLRAGGYRTVAVSLDGPVCTVDLGEEVEEERVREAEALANYAVYADYPVRAFYVEESELARYPLRRPPKVRGQVRLVEIGDFDLAACGGTHLKTSAQAGPIKVLRWERYKGGTRVHFMAGWEALEDYHAKHALLQRLALSFSTQPLDLEKPLRKLQEELYALKGENLALKEALVEALLPRALEEKALLVPAPVLGELAKRLLAWDGTFLLLSPEGRFALLGPGREGVFQRLKALGAKGGGKEIYQGALPRERVMEALEEVRDGAL, encoded by the coding sequence ATGAGGCTCTACCTCGAGGACAGCTACGCCACCCGCTTCCAGGCCAAAGTCCAGCGGGCCTGGAGCGACGCCGAAGGGCACCGCGCGGTCCTTTCCCAGACCCTCTTCTACCCCGAGGCGGGGGGGCAGCCCGCGGACCACGGGGTCCTAAGGGGGGAGTTCGGCGAGGTGCGGGTCCTCCACGTCTACGAGGAGGAAAAGGCCTTTGGGGACGTGGTGCACGTGCTTTCCGCCCCCATCCCTGAGGGGGCGGAGGTGGAGGGGGAGATCGACTGGAAAAGGCGCTTCCGCCACATGCAGCGCCACACCGCCCAGCACATCCTCTCCCAGGCCCTCCTCCGGGCCGGGGGGTACCGCACGGTGGCCGTGAGCCTGGACGGGCCCGTGTGCACGGTGGACCTGGGGGAGGAGGTGGAGGAGGAAAGGGTGCGGGAGGCGGAGGCCCTGGCCAACTACGCGGTGTACGCGGACTACCCGGTGAGGGCCTTCTATGTGGAGGAGTCCGAGCTTGCCCGCTACCCCCTGAGGCGCCCCCCCAAGGTGAGGGGCCAGGTCCGCCTGGTGGAGATCGGGGACTTTGACCTGGCGGCCTGCGGGGGGACCCACCTGAAGACCAGCGCCCAGGCGGGGCCCATCAAGGTCCTCAGGTGGGAGCGGTACAAGGGGGGAACGCGGGTCCACTTCATGGCGGGGTGGGAGGCCCTGGAGGACTACCACGCCAAGCACGCCCTCCTCCAGCGCCTCGCCCTTTCCTTCTCCACCCAGCCTTTAGATCTGGAAAAGCCCTTAAGGAAGCTCCAGGAGGAGCTTTACGCCCTCAAGGGGGAGAACCTGGCCCTGAAGGAGGCCCTGGTGGAGGCCCTCCTCCCCAGGGCCCTGGAGGAAAAGGCCCTCCTGGTGCCCGCTCCCGTTCTCGGGGAGCTCGCCAAAAGGCTCCTCGCCTGGGATGGGACCTTCCTCCTCCTTTCCCCCGAGGGGCGCTTCGCCCTCCTCGGGCCTGGGCGGGAAGGGGTCTTCCAGCGCCTGAAGGCCCTCGGGGCCAAGGGGGGCGGAAAGGAGATCTACCAGGGGGCGCTTCCCCGGGAGCGGGTGATGGAGGCCCTGGAGGAGGTGCGGGATGGGGCTCTTTGA
- a CDS encoding SDR family NAD(P)-dependent oxidoreductase, translating into MGLFEGKGVLVTGAARGIGRAIAQAFAREGAFLALLDLRPEGREVAEALGGFFVQGDLADERDRVRFVEEAEHALGRIDVLVNNAAISAPGSALTVGLGEWRKVLEVNLTAPMHLSALAARRMMRVGGGAIVNVASVQGLFAEQENAAYNASKGGLVNLTRSLALDLAPLNIRVNAVAPGAIATEAVLEAIALSEDPERTRRDWEDLHALRRLGRPEEVAEAVLFLASEKASFITGAILPVDGGMTASFMMAGRPV; encoded by the coding sequence ATGGGGCTCTTTGAGGGCAAGGGGGTTCTGGTCACGGGGGCGGCCCGGGGCATCGGCCGGGCCATCGCCCAGGCCTTCGCCCGGGAGGGGGCCTTCTTGGCCCTTTTGGACCTCCGCCCCGAGGGGCGGGAGGTGGCCGAGGCCTTGGGGGGGTTTTTCGTCCAGGGGGATCTGGCCGACGAACGGGACCGAGTGCGCTTCGTGGAGGAGGCGGAGCACGCCTTGGGGCGGATTGACGTCCTGGTGAACAACGCGGCCATCTCCGCCCCGGGCTCGGCCCTTACCGTGGGCTTGGGGGAGTGGCGGAAGGTCCTGGAGGTGAACCTCACCGCCCCCATGCACCTTTCCGCCCTGGCCGCCCGCAGGATGATGCGGGTGGGGGGTGGGGCCATCGTGAACGTGGCCAGCGTCCAGGGGCTTTTCGCCGAGCAGGAGAACGCCGCCTACAACGCCTCCAAGGGGGGTTTGGTGAACCTCACCCGCTCCCTGGCCCTGGACCTCGCCCCCCTGAACATCCGGGTGAACGCGGTGGCCCCCGGGGCCATCGCCACGGAGGCGGTCCTCGAGGCCATCGCCCTTTCCGAGGACCCCGAAAGGACCCGGAGGGACTGGGAGGACCTCCACGCCCTAAGGCGCCTGGGCCGCCCCGAGGAGGTGGCGGAGGCGGTGCTCTTTTTGGCCTCGGAGAAGGCGAGCTTCATCACCGGGGCCATCCTCCCCGTGGACGGGGGGATGACCGCGAGCTTCATGATGGCGGGAAGGCCCGTCTAG
- a CDS encoding NAD(P)/FAD-dependent oxidoreductase, with the protein MWDVLVVGGGPAGLSAALFLARAGLKVLVLDGGRSKLKGVSRVPNFPGLLEEPSGEELLDRLKAHAERYGAEVRPGTVKGIRDLGGVFEVETEEGAVEAERLLLCTHKDPTLPSLLGLERQGDFIHTDEKGRTRYPRVYAAGVARGKVPGHAIVSAGDGAYVAVALVSDLRGEPYKDHTT; encoded by the coding sequence ATGTGGGACGTTTTGGTGGTGGGTGGAGGACCTGCTGGGCTTTCCGCGGCCCTTTTCCTAGCCCGGGCCGGGCTGAAGGTGCTGGTGCTGGATGGGGGCCGCTCCAAACTCAAGGGGGTGAGCCGGGTGCCGAACTTCCCGGGCCTCTTAGAGGAACCCTCTGGGGAAGAGCTTTTGGACCGGCTAAAGGCCCACGCGGAGCGCTACGGGGCCGAGGTAAGGCCGGGCACGGTGAAGGGCATCCGCGACCTGGGCGGGGTCTTTGAGGTGGAGACGGAGGAAGGGGCGGTGGAGGCGGAAAGGCTCCTCCTCTGCACCCATAAGGACCCCACCCTGCCGAGCCTCTTGGGCCTCGAGCGCCAGGGGGATTTCATCCACACCGACGAGAAGGGGCGCACCCGCTACCCCCGGGTCTACGCCGCGGGGGTGGCCCGGGGGAAGGTGCCCGGCCACGCCATCGTGAGCGCGGGGGACGGGGCCTATGTGGCCGTGGCCCTGGTCTCCGACCTGCGGGGGGAGCCCTACAAGGACCACACGACCTAA
- a CDS encoding PASTA domain-containing protein — protein MVIDERYPVLETLEARDGVTLYRVEGGVLFLFDVRTPEDKERFYRYRAALRRLEEMGLLEATVSAKPGRYYAFFPEKPLSRKAPPKAALEALVPLGFGPQHLAMAEGGVAYLAPWPLLRRPPGGKPGGFWVRVAPGLLLALLGLLLLLQGLYRYFNPPEYAVPDLVGRSAREAFALLKDTGLELLVEEGNDPTKPKEAVLAQDPPPGTRLRAGRTVRITLNQARLTPLPDLKGLRREEAEERLRAMGFLLGRVAEVEGEAPLGTVLSSFPPAGTPLAPGASVDLLVSRGQGVGEAVPLPDLRGLGREEALFLLNAAGFLAQVEEEPSGRPQGEVLDQAPAPGTPLPPGSGVRLRVAVQGRVEVPDLPPEPPAPQTRTVELSLTLPPEAEGQGVRVTLLDARGERVVYEGEGQAGLLLQGSYEALGEARFRLYLDGVPVQEWAP, from the coding sequence ATGGTGATCGACGAGCGCTACCCGGTGCTGGAGACCCTGGAGGCCAGGGACGGGGTCACCCTGTACCGGGTGGAGGGGGGGGTCCTCTTCCTCTTTGACGTCCGCACCCCCGAGGACAAGGAGCGCTTCTACCGCTACCGGGCCGCCCTCCGCCGCCTGGAGGAGATGGGGCTTTTGGAGGCCACGGTGTCGGCCAAGCCCGGGCGCTACTACGCCTTTTTCCCGGAAAAACCCCTCTCCCGCAAGGCCCCACCCAAGGCGGCCCTGGAGGCCCTCGTGCCCTTGGGCTTCGGCCCCCAACACCTGGCCATGGCCGAGGGGGGGGTGGCCTACCTGGCCCCCTGGCCCCTCCTCCGCCGTCCCCCGGGGGGAAAGCCCGGGGGCTTCTGGGTGCGGGTGGCCCCGGGGCTTCTTCTGGCCCTCCTGGGCCTGCTCCTCCTCCTCCAGGGGCTTTACCGCTACTTCAACCCTCCGGAGTACGCGGTCCCCGACCTGGTGGGCCGCTCCGCCCGGGAGGCCTTCGCCCTCCTTAAGGACACGGGGCTGGAGCTTTTGGTGGAGGAGGGGAACGACCCCACCAAGCCCAAGGAGGCGGTCCTGGCCCAGGACCCCCCTCCGGGGACCCGGCTCAGGGCGGGGCGGACGGTGCGCATCACCCTGAACCAGGCCCGCCTCACCCCCCTGCCCGACCTGAAGGGCCTCCGCCGGGAGGAGGCGGAGGAGCGCCTTAGGGCCATGGGGTTTCTCCTCGGCCGGGTGGCGGAGGTGGAGGGGGAGGCCCCCCTGGGCACGGTCCTTTCCAGCTTCCCCCCCGCGGGCACCCCCCTCGCCCCAGGGGCTTCTGTGGACCTCCTGGTCTCCCGGGGGCAGGGGGTGGGGGAGGCGGTGCCCCTGCCCGACCTCCGGGGTTTGGGGCGGGAGGAGGCCCTCTTCCTCCTGAACGCCGCAGGGTTCTTGGCCCAGGTGGAGGAGGAGCCCTCGGGGAGGCCCCAGGGGGAGGTTCTGGACCAGGCCCCCGCCCCCGGCACCCCCCTTCCCCCTGGGAGCGGGGTCAGGCTTCGGGTGGCGGTCCAGGGCCGGGTGGAGGTGCCCGACCTTCCCCCCGAGCCTCCGGCTCCCCAGACCCGGACGGTGGAGCTCAGCCTGACCCTGCCCCCGGAGGCCGAGGGGCAAGGGGTGCGGGTCACCCTCCTGGACGCCCGGGGGGAGCGGGTGGTCTACGAGGGGGAGGGCCAGGCGGGCCTCCTCCTTCAGGGGAGCTACGAGGCCCTGGGCGAGGCCCGCTTCCGGCTCTACCTGGACGGGGTTCCGGTGCAGGAATGGGCGCCTTAA
- a CDS encoding YraN family protein: MGALRGRWAEEVACRYLLERGYRLLGRNRRTPFGEVDLLMEKDGVYVVVEVKQRATPAFGTPLEALTPKKVRRLLKSALFLLGRDDLPVRLEAVLVHGSPKAFRLEHRVLEV; the protein is encoded by the coding sequence ATGGGCGCCTTAAGGGGGCGCTGGGCGGAGGAGGTGGCCTGCCGGTACCTCCTGGAGCGGGGCTACCGCCTTTTGGGGCGGAACCGGCGCACGCCTTTTGGGGAGGTGGACCTCCTTATGGAAAAGGACGGGGTGTACGTGGTGGTGGAGGTGAAGCAGCGCGCCACCCCGGCCTTCGGGACCCCCCTCGAGGCCCTAACCCCAAAGAAGGTACGCCGCCTTCTAAAAAGCGCCCTCTTCCTCCTCGGGCGGGACGACCTCCCGGTGCGCCTCGAGGCCGTCTTGGTCCACGGCTCCCCCAAGGCCTTCCGGCTGGAGCACCGGGTGCTGGAAGTGTAG